In Granulicella mallensis MP5ACTX8, the sequence CTCAACGAGGCTCGTGCCAACGCTGCAGGCTGGCGTTATAACGAACTCGCCTCCAACCCGCAGTCGCCCATCGGCCTGCCACTAGACAATATTGACCAGATCGGCTCTATTACGCTCAATCAATTCGGCCCCTCCGTTGGCAGCGATCTGAACCAGTGGACCTATGGCTACAAGGATGTTGCGACCAAGGTCTGGGGACAACAGACCATTAAATTTGGCGGCGATTATACGAATCTTCACTACCTCAATAATCCGACTTTCACCTTTGCACCGACCTATAATTTTTACAATGTCTGGGACTTCCTGAACGACGCGCCACACCGGGAGCAAGGACAATTCAACCCGGCAACAGGTTTCCCCGGTGGTGCCCGCCAGGACGATCGTGAAAATCTCTTTGGTTTTTTTGTGCAGGATGATTGGAAAATTCGCAAGAACCTGACCATTAATCTGGGCCTGCGCTATTCCTATTTCGGTTCACTTTACGACAAACAAAACAATATCGGTGTGGCTACTTACGGTCCGGGTGCTGCTACTTATACAGGTCTTAGCGTTAAGACAGGCGGCAATGTCTGGACACCGCAGAAGGGCAACTTCGGGCCTCAGTTTGGATTCAATTGGAGCCCCGAGACCTTCCACGACAAGCTTGTCGTTCGTGGCGGTTACGGCCTGAGCTACAACCAGGAAGAGATCGCCATTACCGCGAGTGGCAGCAGTAATCCGCCGCTGACGTTCAACGCTAACTTCGCCTTCGATAGCCCCACCAACCCAGGCGCTACAGGAGGGGCCATTCTTTATGGGATATCCAGCAGCCCGACGAACTTGTTCGGCTATGCTGCCAATCCCAACACTCGCGTTTCGATTGAAAATGCGGCCGGGATACCTAGCTCGGGTCTGGCTAACCTCACCATCTTCCCTTCTCATCTACCTACCACCTATGTTCACCATTACTCGCTGGACTTGCAGTACGACTTAGGGCACCAGCTTGTAGCGACATTGGGATATCAAGGCAGCTCGTCCCATCACGTCATCGAAAACTCCAACTCCAACGCCTTCGCACTGGCGAATGGTTTGGCGCTGAACCCACTGGTTACAAGCGGAAACTACTGGTGGAATGGCGGTTCAGCCAACAACAATGCCCTGCTCGCTGGCTTGAAGCACCAATTTGCTCATCACTTCTCTGCCGAAGGCCAGTTCTCCTGGGCAAAGAGCCTGGATAACACCTCTGGGCCTTACGAAGAGCAGCCTTATACCCCCGTCAATTCAAGCTATGACTATGGCCGTTCCGATTTCAACATCGGAAAATCCTTCAAGGCTTTTGGCCTCTGGCAACCGGTTCTCTTCCACGGCAGCAATCGCTGGATGGAGAAGATTGCCGGCGGCTGGTCGCTGAGCGGCATCTACACGGTTCATACCGGCTTCGGCTGGACACCTAACTACGGAATCCCGCAGTCACTCTACTGCTCCAACTGCGGCTACCAAAATCTGCGTCCCTTCTACCTCGGGGGCTCTCCACGTTCAACGAAGAATAGTGCTTTCGAGCCCAATGCCGCAGGTGTTTCTTCAAATTACCCAGGCAATCTAACCGGAGTCACCCAGACGGCGACAGTCAACGGAGCTACTGGGACACCTGTTCAGTTCTCCAATCAATACTTCAGCGTGCCTAACTTCGCTGCGGCAATGACAGCGGCTAGCGGCACCGGATTCCCAGCAGTTAACGCGGCTCTACCACCGCCGCCGGGAATTGCACGTAACTCGTTCAACGGCCCTGGATACAAGGACGTTGATGCCTCTTTGGCAAAGGCGTTCGGTCTCCCCAAGATGCCTGTTCTAGGCGATCAGGCGAATATTGAAATCAGCATTAGCGCCCTCAACCTGTTCAACAACCTGAACCTCAACCCATCCAACATCGCAACCAATATCAACTCTTCGAACTTTGGAACGGATAATGCTCCTCTCGGTGCACGGTCCGTTACCTTCCACGCGCGGTTCAGCTTCTAACTCGCGTTTG encodes:
- a CDS encoding TonB-dependent receptor — its product is MKLISTIFSPQRRAFRWLALVAILCVASLAAHAQYRTSVQGVVTDPEGAAIPGATLTLKNTTTNGTIVHTSDANGVFNFNALPADPFVLTVARKGFATKVLSDLQFVPEEANALNVQLAVGGDTQTITVDASTQPALNTQNSNLGVTISSNDIAHMPSSGRDVFTLSQLAPGAINDGAQATGGGVYSAPGNQGVGGSGSGGQEPTENKAQTFANGNQNSANGIAIDGISTTSAVWGGASVITPDPDSIGNVRIVTNQYDAENGRFSGALTEITSKSGTNQFHGSLFIDIHRPGLNAYPHFSGTGSDPKTGRDNSRFNQYGGSVGGPIWKNKVFAFFSYETSPQGNAPTTGTGWYDTAAFDALGRQGSIAATYLTFPGAGVNATGLVPGVTCATAGLVQGVNCNAVAGGLNIGSPLTSALGTQDPTATGTTANPGVGSGLGNVADIAEFATISPFSSFYKSYNGRLDADVTKSDHLSFAIYWVPQGTTNERGGSRNYDIFIHNQINDAFSVIWNHTFSPTFLNEARANAAGWRYNELASNPQSPIGLPLDNIDQIGSITLNQFGPSVGSDLNQWTYGYKDVATKVWGQQTIKFGGDYTNLHYLNNPTFTFAPTYNFYNVWDFLNDAPHREQGQFNPATGFPGGARQDDRENLFGFFVQDDWKIRKNLTINLGLRYSYFGSLYDKQNNIGVATYGPGAATYTGLSVKTGGNVWTPQKGNFGPQFGFNWSPETFHDKLVVRGGYGLSYNQEEIAITASGSSNPPLTFNANFAFDSPTNPGATGGAILYGISSSPTNLFGYAANPNTRVSIENAAGIPSSGLANLTIFPSHLPTTYVHHYSLDLQYDLGHQLVATLGYQGSSSHHVIENSNSNAFALANGLALNPLVTSGNYWWNGGSANNNALLAGLKHQFAHHFSAEGQFSWAKSLDNTSGPYEEQPYTPVNSSYDYGRSDFNIGKSFKAFGLWQPVLFHGSNRWMEKIAGGWSLSGIYTVHTGFGWTPNYGIPQSLYCSNCGYQNLRPFYLGGSPRSTKNSAFEPNAAGVSSNYPGNLTGVTQTATVNGATGTPVQFSNQYFSVPNFAAAMTAASGTGFPAVNAALPPPPGIARNSFNGPGYKDVDASLAKAFGLPKMPVLGDQANIEISISALNLFNNLNLNPSNIATNINSSNFGTDNAPLGARSVTFHARFSF